Sequence from the Gemmatimonadota bacterium genome:
CCATTCCTGCTATGGAGGCCAAACTGGGCGAGCTATGCCCCGCTCTTGTACGGCCACCTCCCCAGATAATAGCACCGGTTTCTTTGTCATAAGCCATCAGCGATTGCTCGTTTGACCCGCCCGGACTCACGATCACTTTGTCGTCTAAAATGAGAGGCGAACCGCTCATGCCCCATTCTTTAACGCGCGCATCGGTTTCTTTCACAGTATCGCGTGACCAGATTTCTCGACCAGTTTCTAAATTGAGACAGGTGAGGATGCCGGTTGCGCCAAAAGAATAAACGCGATTGCCCGATATGGTGGGTGTGGCTCGCGGACCAATTCCGGCAATCGCGGTTTCATATCGCGCAGGCGCGCTGTGACGCCATTTCTCTTTTCCGGTCAAGAGGTCGTAACAGACCACGGTTTCGTCTTCGCCTTTTTGCTCTTGAGTTACGGCAGAGCGTCCAACAACGGCAAAGGCGGAATAGGCTTCACCAACGGGTACACGCCAGAGCAATTTGGGGGGATTTTGATCCCAATCGGATTCCAGTTTTATTCCGTTGAGGATGGCGTTGCGGTGAGGACCCAAAAATTGCGGATAGTCTATGTCGGGGCCATTTGAAGATTGTCCCGCTACGGATATCGATGTGACAGAAGACCAGCGCCACTCTATCTTGGGAGCCAGGTCGCCCGTGAAACCGCGGATTTGGAATAGTGAAACTATCAGGATGATCAGGAGTATAAGAATACTTAGACCCCGCAGGCGGATTTTGCGACTCGCTCGGGAAAAAGTAAAGAACCAGAGACAGAGTAAAAGAAATCCGACTGAGCAGACCAGTATCGTTGGCATAACCTGCATCTGACGGCTTGGCCTTTCGGGAATCCAGATTGCCGATAACACAATGAGCATCAATGCGGCGATAGCAATAGCGGGCCACCAGCGAATGGATTTGGGATAAAGAGGAGCAGGCATAAAATTCCTTTTTTTAGTTGTTGGATGTCAGTCCGCCGAATCTCTATCTCCAACGTAAACAAAAAAGAAGGGTTTGACAACCATTCATTAAATGGATATTTTGCAGTTCTACATTGCAAAATATCACATCACAGAAAGGAGTTTGCGATGAAGAAATGGCTTTTAATTTTGATGGGGCTATGTCTGATTCCAATTACAGGCTGTGATGTGATATTTTGCAATGTAGAACTGCAAAATAT
This genomic interval carries:
- a CDS encoding PQQ-like beta-propeller repeat protein, which translates into the protein MPAPLYPKSIRWWPAIAIAALMLIVLSAIWIPERPSRQMQVMPTILVCSVGFLLLCLWFFTFSRASRKIRLRGLSILILLIILIVSLFQIRGFTGDLAPKIEWRWSSVTSISVAGQSSNGPDIDYPQFLGPHRNAILNGIKLESDWDQNPPKLLWRVPVGEAYSAFAVVGRSAVTQEQKGEDETVVCYDLLTGKEKWRHSAPARYETAIAGIGPRATPTISGNRVYSFGATGILTCLNLETGREIWSRDTVKETDARVKEWGMSGSPLILDDKVIVSPGGSNEQSLMAYDKETGAIIWGGGRTRAGHSSPSLASIAGMDQILIFNRGQVAGHDPISGKLLWEYPWTGGMTQHVAQPIPLPGDSIFVSTGYGIGSELIQIAKNSRDEFTAERIWKSPRLKAKFANMIYKDGYIYGLDDGVLVCLDLADGQRKWKQGRYGHGQLILVDDLLLIQTESGDVVLVDASPDEHNERARFPALDNHTWNAPTFAAPYLLVRNDREAVCYELALKKIN